A window of Oscillospiraceae bacterium contains these coding sequences:
- the rpsJ gene encoding 30S ribosomal protein S10, which produces MAVSEKIRIRIKGYEHSLVDASAAKIVEAVTRTGAKISGPVPLPTDREIITILRAVHKYKDSREQFELKTHKRMIDVIKPTGKTLEALKNLELPAGVEVEIKI; this is translated from the coding sequence ATGGCAGTCAGCGAGAAAATCAGAATCAGAATCAAGGGCTATGAGCATTCTCTGGTCGACGCGTCCGCGGCGAAAATCGTCGAGGCCGTCACCCGTACAGGTGCCAAAATCAGCGGCCCCGTTCCGCTGCCCACAGACCGCGAGATCATCACCATCCTGCGCGCCGTCCACAAATACAAGGACTCCCGCGAGCAGTTTGAGCTCAAAACACACAAGCGTATGATCGACGTGATCAAACCCACCGGCAAGACCCTGGAAGCTCTGAAGAACCTTGAGCTCCCCGCCGGCGTCGAAGTCGAGATCAAAATCTAA
- a CDS encoding argininosuccinate synthase gives MANKTAVKKVVLAYSGGLDTSIIIPWLKEHYDNCEVIAVSGDVGQGTELDGLEKKALATGASKLYIEDLKEEFITDYIYPTLKAGAVYEGEYLLGTSFARPIIAKRIVEIALKEGADAICHGCTGKGNDQVRFELTIKAFAPQMKIIAPWREWDIKSRDEEIDYAEAHNIPLKINRETNYSKDKNLWHLSHEGMDLEDPANEPLYSKPGFLEMGTCPELAPDKPSYVTIDFEKGIPVAVNGKKMSPVALVETLNKMGGENGIGLVDLVENRLVGMKSRGVYETPGGTILYRAHKVLESICLDRDTAHYKEIVAGKYAELVYFGQWFTPLREALDAFVESTQQTVTGSVKLKLYKGNLINAGVTSPYSLYDEATATFGQDEVYNQADSAGFINLFGLPIKVNALKKGKGKV, from the coding sequence ATGGCAAACAAGACAGCAGTCAAAAAAGTCGTTTTGGCCTATTCGGGCGGTTTGGATACTTCTATCATCATTCCCTGGCTGAAGGAGCATTATGACAACTGTGAGGTAATCGCGGTTTCAGGCGACGTGGGGCAGGGCACCGAACTCGACGGATTGGAGAAAAAGGCGCTGGCTACCGGCGCGTCGAAACTCTATATCGAGGATTTGAAAGAGGAATTTATCACCGATTACATCTACCCGACACTCAAAGCGGGCGCGGTGTATGAGGGTGAATATCTGCTGGGCACGTCGTTTGCGCGCCCGATCATCGCCAAGCGCATCGTCGAGATCGCGCTCAAAGAAGGCGCCGATGCCATCTGCCACGGCTGCACCGGCAAGGGCAACGATCAGGTCCGCTTTGAGCTGACCATTAAGGCGTTCGCGCCGCAGATGAAGATCATCGCCCCGTGGCGTGAATGGGATATCAAATCCCGCGACGAGGAGATTGATTATGCCGAGGCGCATAACATTCCGCTGAAAATCAACCGTGAGACCAACTATTCTAAGGATAAGAACCTGTGGCATCTGTCGCACGAGGGAATGGATCTGGAGGATCCGGCCAACGAGCCACTGTATTCAAAGCCCGGATTTTTGGAGATGGGCACCTGTCCGGAACTCGCGCCCGACAAACCTTCTTATGTCACAATCGATTTCGAAAAGGGCATTCCGGTCGCAGTGAACGGCAAAAAGATGTCTCCGGTCGCATTGGTGGAGACACTTAACAAAATGGGCGGCGAAAACGGCATCGGGCTCGTTGATTTGGTCGAAAACCGTCTGGTCGGCATGAAGTCGAGAGGCGTTTACGAGACTCCGGGCGGCACGATTCTCTATCGTGCGCATAAGGTGCTCGAATCGATCTGCCTCGACCGTGATACCGCTCATTATAAGGAAATCGTTGCGGGGAAATATGCTGAACTGGTCTATTTCGGCCAATGGTTTACACCGCTGCGTGAAGCGCTGGACGCTTTTGTCGAGAGTACCCAGCAGACCGTCACGGGTTCGGTGAAGCTGAAACTGTATAAAGGCAACCTAATCAACGCGGGTGTGACGTCGCCGTATTCGCTGTATGACGAAGCGACCGCGACCTTCGGGCAGGACGAGGTCTACAATCAGGCCGATTCCGCCGGATTCATCAATCTGTTCGGCCTGCCGATTAAAGTCAATGCACTGAAAAAGGGCAAGGGTAAAGTGTAA
- a CDS encoding DUF5317 family protein — protein sequence MLALFVVLMGILLGYISGGRLKGLLHTEIRLLWLPVIAYIMDAGGAQLAKMIPAFIPYSWILITMQYILLFIFIIINLFRFEFCLFGGGTLMNFLVISFNGFRMPVAQNLYLDTQGQMAGYIDALAKDEIYRYTLMTPHTVFPFLGDIIYVPVFGGFASIGDMFLAVGLAVILIRGMRADCTKKLAFE from the coding sequence ATGTTAGCGCTGTTTGTGGTGCTGATGGGCATTCTGCTCGGATATATCAGCGGCGGTCGCTTGAAGGGTCTGCTGCATACTGAAATCCGTCTTTTGTGGTTGCCGGTGATTGCCTATATCATGGATGCGGGCGGTGCACAGTTGGCTAAAATGATACCCGCATTTATCCCGTATAGTTGGATTCTGATCACGATGCAGTATATACTTCTCTTTATTTTCATTATTATTAACCTGTTTCGCTTTGAATTTTGCCTTTTCGGCGGCGGAACATTGATGAATTTTCTCGTGATCTCATTCAACGGTTTCCGCATGCCGGTGGCGCAGAATTTATATTTGGACACACAGGGACAGATGGCCGGATATATCGACGCTTTGGCGAAGGATGAGATCTACCGGTATACCCTGATGACCCCGCACACGGTTTTCCCGTTTCTGGGTGATATTATTTATGTGCCGGTTTTCGGCGGATTTGCCAGCATCGGTGATATGTTTTTGGCTGTCGGTCTGGCGGTTATCCTCATTCGCGGGATGAGGGCAGACTGTACAAAAAAACTTGCGTTTGAATAA
- a CDS encoding HD-GYP domain-containing protein: MSKVFWKIYIAAVSLGGIYITYLSFSGLVRHLSETANFSNELSYIIIMAIMCIICASVPVVISNTQSLDMSYVCIFSTLLLKGPYEAVVIAVVGLLFAVSKQVRKSKDGTILQVRYSHLFNTPIYRTLFNVGNLAISIYLPGLLFQKVYENMGFAIGTMKMPQILLPMFIFLVLTLICNYLILVALFVLGKMMKPIDAFAATFGELLPNLASIAPFGLLFAYVLNFESGQYLVLLFIFPLLLARYSFNLYLDSKNQYYKMVKTLVVTLEAKDIYTKGHSQRVEAYAEEICMAMKMPMSQTEIVKIAALLHDIGKIGIGDTILGKPGRLTDDEFMIITTHPAIGVKILKEINVNPKIVQYVKYHHKWFNGCGYPDVDEGEEVPLESFILGVADAYDAMTSDRPYRKGFAPEKALQIIEESSGEQFHPEVAKIFLKIKRAQLEHGEPATELDKEKQEQEQIC, translated from the coding sequence GTGTCCAAGGTTTTTTGGAAAATATATATCGCCGCGGTATCACTCGGCGGTATTTACATAACATATCTGAGCTTTAGCGGACTGGTCAGACATTTGTCTGAGACGGCCAATTTTTCCAATGAGCTTTCTTATATCATTATTATGGCCATTATGTGCATTATTTGTGCGTCCGTGCCGGTTGTTATCAGCAACACTCAGTCGCTGGATATGTCATATGTCTGTATTTTTTCTACGTTGCTTTTAAAAGGTCCCTACGAGGCGGTTGTCATAGCGGTAGTGGGTCTTTTGTTTGCGGTTTCCAAACAAGTGCGCAAATCCAAAGACGGTACAATCCTTCAGGTGAGGTATTCGCATTTATTTAATACCCCGATTTACCGAACGTTGTTTAATGTCGGCAATTTGGCGATTTCAATCTATTTACCGGGTCTGCTGTTTCAAAAGGTCTATGAAAACATGGGCTTTGCGATCGGAACCATGAAGATGCCGCAAATTTTGCTGCCGATGTTTATCTTTTTGGTACTGACACTAATCTGCAATTACTTGATTTTGGTCGCTTTGTTCGTGCTCGGAAAGATGATGAAACCGATTGATGCTTTTGCCGCAACCTTTGGCGAACTGCTTCCCAACTTGGCGAGCATTGCCCCGTTTGGCCTGTTATTCGCCTATGTTTTGAATTTTGAATCGGGTCAGTATCTGGTGCTGTTGTTTATTTTTCCTCTTCTGTTGGCGCGTTATTCGTTTAATCTGTATCTTGACAGTAAGAACCAATATTATAAGATGGTCAAGACGCTGGTCGTTACCCTCGAAGCAAAAGACATCTACACGAAAGGTCATTCTCAACGTGTCGAAGCTTATGCAGAGGAAATCTGCATGGCCATGAAGATGCCGATGTCCCAGACCGAGATCGTCAAGATCGCAGCGCTTTTACATGATATCGGGAAAATCGGTATCGGCGATACCATTTTGGGTAAACCGGGCCGCCTGACCGACGACGAATTTATGATCATCACCACCCACCCGGCCATCGGCGTAAAAATCTTAAAAGAGATCAACGTCAATCCTAAAATCGTACAGTACGTCAAATATCACCATAAATGGTTTAACGGCTGCGGATATCCCGATGTCGATGAGGGGGAGGAAGTGCCGCTGGAATCATTCATTCTGGGCGTTGCGGATGCTTATGACGCAATGACCAGTGACCGACCCTACCGAAAAGGATTTGCACCTGAAAAAGCCCTTCAAATCATCGAGGAAAGTTCGGGAGAACAATTCCATCCCGAGGTTGCGAAGATATTTTTAAAGATCAAGCGTGCGCAGTTGGAACACGGGGAACCCGCGACAGAACTGGACAAAGAAAAACAGGAGCAGGAACAGATATGTTAG
- a CDS encoding sugar phosphate isomerase/epimerase family protein → MSDRSHWPLAVSLCSRTHPTENDFSEMPEAGVKTVELSYAFALYSEIEWKNIQIYSQRYGVTLWSLHLPFEPQKANPAHPDPAVRTETFRFDRELAEKAADIGVKVLVVHPSAEPIEDSDHTESMKRAKEWLSKLADLADTLGMKVAVENLPRTCLGRKAEDMTELLEDSRLSACFDTNHLLYGSHKDFIRTITGRILTLHVSDYDFINERHWLPGEGKIDWPELISALEKADYNGPWLYEISRKPEKTIVRRQLVWKDYAKNHAALMTGKTPERFGFPLSDPLPMWVE, encoded by the coding sequence ATGTCCGACAGAAGTCACTGGCCTCTTGCCGTCTCGCTGTGTTCACGGACGCACCCGACTGAAAACGACTTTTCCGAAATGCCCGAAGCCGGCGTTAAGACAGTTGAACTCAGTTATGCTTTTGCGTTGTATTCCGAAATCGAATGGAAAAACATACAGATTTATTCACAGCGATATGGTGTTACGCTCTGGTCGCTGCATTTGCCGTTCGAACCCCAAAAAGCCAATCCCGCGCATCCCGACCCCGCCGTACGCACCGAGACCTTTCGATTCGACCGAGAACTGGCCGAAAAAGCCGCCGATATCGGTGTCAAAGTACTCGTCGTGCATCCGAGTGCCGAACCGATCGAAGACAGTGACCACACCGAGAGCATGAAACGTGCAAAAGAGTGGTTGTCTAAACTGGCTGATCTTGCCGATACCCTCGGCATGAAAGTCGCGGTCGAAAACCTTCCCCGCACCTGTCTGGGACGAAAAGCCGAAGATATGACCGAACTTTTAGAAGATTCCCGCCTTTCCGCCTGTTTTGACACCAATCACCTGCTTTACGGTTCTCATAAAGATTTCATCCGCACGATCACAGGGCGGATTCTGACCCTGCACGTCTCGGATTATGATTTTATCAACGAGCGCCATTGGTTGCCCGGCGAAGGCAAAATCGATTGGCCGGAATTGATCTCGGCGCTTGAAAAAGCCGATTACAACGGTCCGTGGCTCTATGAAATTTCACGCAAGCCGGAAAAGACGATTGTGCGCAGGCAATTGGTTTGGAAGGACTATGCCAAAAATCACGCTGCGCTGATGACCGGAAAAACGCCCGAACGTTTCGGCTTTCCGCTCTCCGACCCGCTTCCCATGTGGGTTGAATAA
- a CDS encoding desulfoferrodoxin family protein: MCETKFFICKHCGNIIGMIHASGVPVVCCGEPMTALVPNTVEASHEKHLPVVTVSGDKVTVAIGSAAHPMLPEHYIMWVYLQTEHGGQRKCLAPGDKPEVTFSLTGDKAVAAYAYCNLHGLWKTEI, from the coding sequence ATGTGTGAAACAAAATTCTTTATCTGCAAACACTGCGGAAATATCATCGGCATGATTCATGCCTCGGGTGTGCCGGTCGTCTGCTGCGGAGAACCGATGACGGCACTGGTACCCAACACCGTCGAAGCCAGCCATGAAAAACACTTACCTGTAGTGACCGTCTCGGGCGATAAGGTCACCGTCGCAATCGGTTCCGCCGCACATCCGATGCTGCCCGAGCATTATATTATGTGGGTCTATCTGCAGACCGAACACGGCGGACAGCGTAAATGTCTCGCACCGGGCGACAAACCCGAGGTGACATTCTCGCTGACCGGCGACAAAGCGGTCGCGGCCTATGCCTACTGCAACCTCCACGGACTGTGGAAAACGGAAATCTGA
- a CDS encoding DUF134 domain-containing protein encodes MPRPIKPRYVCRMPKCGRFTPSEAADGEIVLTVDEYEVIRLIDLENNTQEDCAAQMHVARTTVQGIYEAARRKLAQAIVEGKAIVIAGGDFKLCDRYGSQCGRGCGRNCHRHQCADAEGKTE; translated from the coding sequence ATGCCGCGACCGATCAAACCCAGATATGTCTGCCGAATGCCCAAATGCGGCCGTTTCACACCCAGTGAAGCAGCGGATGGTGAAATCGTACTCACCGTCGACGAATACGAGGTCATACGGCTGATCGATCTCGAAAATAATACTCAGGAGGACTGCGCCGCGCAGATGCATGTCGCCCGCACCACTGTCCAGGGTATCTACGAAGCAGCCCGCCGAAAATTGGCGCAGGCCATTGTCGAGGGAAAAGCGATTGTCATCGCCGGCGGAGATTTCAAACTCTGCGACCGATACGGCAGTCAGTGCGGCCGCGGCTGCGGGCGCAACTGCCATCGGCACCAATGCGCCGACGCAGAGGGAAAAACCGAATAA
- a CDS encoding Mrp/NBP35 family ATP-binding protein, whose translation MSNSNECSHNCESCSENCSDRKTIPVEKLHDMSSVKKVIAVLSGKGGVGKSLVTSMLAVLSQRAGNRTAILDADITGPSIPTAFNIHQKAEGTDSAIYPVLSKTDIQIMSLNLLLPNETDPVVWRGPIISGAVKQFWTDVIWNDVDIMFIDMPPGTGDVPLTVFQSLPIDGIIVVTSPQELVSMIVEKAVNMAKMMHVPVLGLVENMSYFECPSCHEKHALFGESRIDEVAERFGIETTAKIPINSKLAAACDKGMIELFDGDWLDGLLKKIESLPTK comes from the coding sequence ATGAGCAACAGCAACGAATGTTCCCACAACTGCGAGAGCTGTTCCGAAAACTGCTCCGACAGAAAAACAATTCCCGTTGAAAAGCTGCACGATATGAGCAGCGTGAAAAAAGTCATCGCAGTATTAAGCGGCAAAGGCGGTGTCGGCAAATCGCTGGTCACCAGCATGCTGGCCGTATTGTCCCAACGCGCGGGCAACCGTACCGCAATTTTAGACGCAGACATCACCGGTCCGTCAATCCCGACGGCCTTCAATATCCATCAAAAAGCCGAGGGAACCGATTCGGCCATCTATCCGGTGCTCAGCAAAACCGACATCCAAATCATGTCGTTGAATCTGCTGCTCCCCAACGAAACCGACCCGGTGGTCTGGCGCGGTCCGATCATCTCCGGCGCGGTCAAGCAGTTCTGGACCGACGTCATCTGGAACGACGTAGACATCATGTTCATCGATATGCCGCCGGGAACCGGCGACGTGCCGCTGACGGTATTCCAGTCGCTCCCGATCGACGGCATCATCGTCGTCACTTCCCCGCAGGAACTGGTCTCGATGATCGTTGAAAAAGCGGTCAATATGGCCAAAATGATGCACGTTCCGGTGTTGGGCTTGGTCGAAAACATGTCCTATTTCGAGTGCCCGTCCTGCCATGAAAAGCACGCGCTGTTCGGTGAGAGCCGCATTGACGAAGTCGCCGAGCGGTTCGGCATCGAGACCACCGCGAAAATCCCGATCAATTCCAAACTGGCCGCTGCCTGCGATAAAGGCATGATCGAGCTGTTTGACGGCGATTGGCTCGACGGCCTGCTTAAAAAAATCGAATCATTGCCCACCAAATAA
- the tnpA gene encoding IS200/IS605 family transposase, with translation MNDMNSLSHTKWNCKYHIVFAPKFRRKVFYGEKRIEVGKVLRKLCEWKQVKIVEAEVCPDHVHMLVEIPPKVAVSSFVGYLKGKSTLMIYETYPELKYKYRNREFWCRGYYVDTAGKNAKKIEEYIREQLKEDKAGEQLTMGNF, from the coding sequence ATGAATGACATGAACAGTCTATCGCATACGAAATGGAATTGCAAATACCATATCGTGTTTGCACCGAAGTTCCGAAGGAAGGTATTTTACGGAGAAAAGAGAATAGAGGTGGGAAAGGTCCTAAGAAAATTGTGCGAATGGAAGCAGGTAAAGATCGTGGAAGCAGAGGTGTGTCCGGATCATGTTCACATGTTGGTAGAGATACCGCCGAAGGTAGCAGTGTCGAGTTTTGTAGGATACCTGAAAGGGAAAAGCACGCTGATGATATACGAGACATACCCGGAGTTAAAATACAAATACCGAAATAGAGAGTTTTGGTGCAGAGGCTACTATGTAGATACAGCAGGAAAGAATGCAAAAAAGATAGAAGAATATATAAGAGAACAGTTGAAAGAAGATAAGGCAGGTGAACAGTTAACAATGGGGAATTTTTGA
- a CDS encoding DUF4279 domain-containing protein, whose amino-acid sequence MWGKTVDPKTVSEILGMTPYKIKNVGELGEYTRKPNTVASWTYRTEEKETEDISEQLEDLRFVFEEKSENLNKIRRLFADCTIDVCIVLYNHQKILPGFSINSRQLSFLANIGVNLDFDIYNK is encoded by the coding sequence ATTTGGGGCAAAACAGTTGATCCGAAAACCGTATCCGAGATACTCGGTATGACCCCCTATAAAATCAAAAATGTCGGAGAATTGGGCGAATATACGCGCAAACCCAATACTGTTGCTTCATGGACTTATCGAACAGAGGAAAAAGAAACCGAAGATATTTCCGAACAACTCGAGGATTTGCGCTTTGTTTTCGAGGAAAAATCGGAAAATTTGAACAAGATAAGGCGGTTATTTGCTGATTGTACCATTGACGTTTGCATTGTTTTGTATAACCACCAAAAAATCCTACCTGGCTTTTCAATAAATTCCCGACAACTTTCCTTTTTGGCGAATATCGGAGTTAATCTTGATTTTGATATTTACAATAAATAA